The Amaranthus tricolor cultivar Red isolate AtriRed21 chromosome 6, ASM2621246v1, whole genome shotgun sequence genome has a segment encoding these proteins:
- the LOC130815206 gene encoding ethylene-responsive transcription factor ERF017-like, with protein MTKKSPEHEYNNGDNSVKYKGVRKRKWGKWVSEIRLPNSRERIWLGSYDSPEKAARAFDAAQFCLRGKSANFNFPDNPPDIVGGQSMTPSEIQAAAARFANLTASDHHHHHHPTIRDVSEENRMVEEDYYNLSYSPSISDGTTRVEMSFHEQLNEFSLTNTLGSGNYANEFGYFAGYDEFTTGHYFSTPQEDSFDYGVQEDTYDASLYQHSYLWNF; from the coding sequence atgactaaaaaaTCACCCGAGCACGAGTATAATAACGGAGATAACTCCGTTAAATACAAGGGAGTAAGGAAGAGGAAATGGGGGAAATGGGTATCAGAAATCCGTCTTCCTAACAGCCGTGAAAGGATCTGGTTAGGATCTTATGATTCCCCTGAGAAAGCTGCACGTGCTTTTGACGCTGCTCAGTTTTGCCTACGTGGCAAGTctgctaattttaatttcccTGATAATCCTCCCGATATTGTCGGCGGACAATCAATGACACCGTCAGAAATCCAGGCTGCTGCCGCCAGGTTTGCTAATCTCACTGCTtctgatcatcatcatcatcatcatcctacgaTCAGGGATGTATCAGAGGAGAATCGGATGGTGGAGGAGGACTACTACAATTTGTCGTATTCACCGTCAATTTCAGACGGAACTACAAGGGTGGAAATGTCATTTCATGAACAGTTAAATGAATTTAGTCTTACTAACACACTCGGGTCGGGTAATTATGCGAATGAATTCGGGTATTTTGCCGGGTATGATGAATTTACCACGGGTCATTATTTTTCAACACCACAAGAAGATAGTTTTGATTATGGTGTTCAAGAGGATACTTATGATGCctcactttaccaacactcctATCTTTGGAATTTTTGA